The sequence below is a genomic window from Pagrus major chromosome 20, Pma_NU_1.0.
ATGCAGAAGTCAGAACTCCATCTCACTGAGCAAAATCTGATAAACAGCCACAAACCTGACCATGATGTGAAGCACGAATCGAAACAACAGGAAAGCTACAGTAACACTGAATCACAAGCTGAGCGCAACTCGGTACAAACAACTCAACACAGCAAATCACAACCAGAGGAGGTGCAGCACGTTATTGAGGAGCCAATGCCAGCTCACAAATCACACAGTGCAGTTAGGGACATTAGTGCTGTCTCAGCCAATAATGCATGCACCTCTCACTCTAGCACCTTACGTGGCGTAAACTTGGCTGTTATCAAACGAGAGCCAGAACCAACAGACTGCATAGCATCAGATCCGCCATGTCTTCAAGAACAATACAGCGGATGTGTGGATTTAAGCTGCAACTCTTCTCGTTATAACTCTGCGGAGACCCACAGGCAACAAGTTAGTGGCGAACCTTGCGGACTTGTCTTTGTCCACTCGAATCACAACATACCAAGGAGGCATGGATTTGCAAAAACCAACAGGACTGCGTTCGATGGGAGAAAAATAAGAACCGAGCACTTCAGGAGAGATGAGTCACACTCATGCGTTGTGTGTGGAAAGACGTTCAGCAGGGTCGGGAACTTGAGAATCCACCAACGTTGtcatacaggagagaagccGTATGGCTGTGTACAGTGTGGGAGGCGTTTCAGTCAGGCAGGGGacctgaaaaaacacaagagggtccacacaggggagaaaccGTACTACTGCAACCAGTGTGGCAAGAGCTTCAGTCGGGGGGAAAATCTGAAAAGACACCAGAAGATCCACATCGGAGAGATTTTACAGTTACAGCAAGTGTggagggagcagcagcagtgattgTTATACTGGACTCACTGCAGATCATCTGTGAAAGACAATTTTTGGTCTGTGCCCTTAAGAAGTAGTTGCACTCATTGTTGCCAAGAGTTACTTGCTGTTCTGGTATGTAGTCAGTCGTGTGCTACTTATGCtcgtctttctgtttctctgatCATGATGGAACAGGGCTGAAGAAGATAACTGCTTAACCAAAGAGGCTAAAGCTTTACAGATAGAGACGCACTGATAAAAAggctttttctttgtcaccTACACTGACATGATATTATCTGCCATACTGTTGGAGGTACAAACAAACACGACAGAAGGTGCCTTTTTGAGAGTGCAAAGAAGATATTGTGTGGATATTTATCTCTATATTTGCAGTACATATGTGGATCTATGTGGGTCATCTGATTTAATTTATGTGCTCAGGCCAAGTGCTCTAGCACACTATAAACAAAAGTTGAAACTTTGTGGACTGAAGAATTGTCTGCACAGATTACTATATGCCGCAGCTTTTCTTCTCAGGCACATTTTCATGGCTCGGgtattaaaaacaaagtgagtGATAACCTGAATGATCCCAATCTCAACGCTGATGAACTCTCTGTTTGCACTTCCAACAGCATGGTGGATTGGTCACCACCCTGAAATACCCATTTGTGTGTTCTTAAGAATAGTATCACTGTCTGATTTAATATTTGTctaatataattttatttacaAGTACAAAAGAAATATGTGGAAATACGCATCAAAGATTTATTTGAAAAGGTGATTTCCATTGTTTTGGTAGATTAGATGTCCTGTCAGCATTGCAACATCTTCCTGACTTTTCTGTTTCACTTGTCAGTGTATCCTGAGGTCAGGTGTTCTCCACCTAACATCAACCTGAGTAGAGGTCTAATCAGACagaataagtgaaaacacctgtacAGGTGTTTTAAGATGAATGACCTCCAGTTGTTGAATTCATGTGAATAAGTCAGACATTAAAGGAGTGAATCTTTTAGACTTTTGCTTTTAACAAAGGCCATATCCGTGCATCTCTCAGCTAGAATTGATTCTGGATTAAACTGATTCATATCCAGTGGGCTAAAGAGcaggtttaaaaaatataagatGACACATTTTATAGTTTAATAAGTCTTTTGGTGATGTACACAATGAATTGTCTGATGTTAAGTAAGTAAATGCTAAAGACAATGATGAAAACCTGAAAAGCATGATTGTCATTAAAGTTGCCTGATTTTCCAGACTGATTAAAGCTTGCTGTATGCTGAATGTATTTATTGcaaatgtatttagttatttaggattttaaaaaggaaaagtttgcaCAGCAAAAATCAATAAATTTATTACCCATACAAATGTCTCAGTGAGTGACGTTTCAATCGAACTGTTCATCAGAGGACTCGTTAATGATCACTTAAAGGCTCATATATTGTCACATATTGACTGCCAACTCTGGTAGAGTGCATCAAGAGTCAACATTTATGCTTACACTGtatttttctacttctactacttgctactttgtctttgtgctgctgcaacacttGAATTTCCTCTGTGGGGATCattaaaggattatcttatcttatataTTTTGAAAGATACAACATGTC
It includes:
- the LOC141016030 gene encoding uncharacterized protein; protein product: MSKLERLNARVAKLLTGAVQEVLEVVKETVSEYQEKTARTQRENESLRRRLQELQDKMTIDSIAVEPVSSLFPEEQEDTQNEEQDLGLALMQKSELHLTEQNLINSHKPDHDVKHESKQQESYSNTESQAERNSVQTTQHSKSQPEEVQHVIEEPMPAHKSHSAVRDISAVSANNACTSHSSTLRGVNLAVIKREPEPTDCIASDPPCLQEQYSGCVDLSCNSSRYNSAETHRQQVSGEPCGLVFVHSNHNIPRRHGFAKTNRTAFDGRKIRTEHFRRDESHSCVVCGKTFSRVGNLRIHQRCHTGEKPYGCVQCGRRFSQAGDLKKHKRVHTGEKPYYCNQCGKSFSRGENLKRHQKIHIGEILQLQQVWREQQQ